One segment of Thermococcus profundus DNA contains the following:
- a CDS encoding eCIS core domain-containing protein yields the protein MTMTGLKNHQKILISSILIVLIALNLIEAVQITQPNEDVLSQVSSILEKVEGIRGLEFKEPPKIIVMTRAEAREHFKPGKPDIERMRLEEDVYKMSLLLGPNYPYVHEKVEQSLGWIAATIGDEIYIIKENFLADPDTARRVIAHESVHVLQRQWFNAPYGGPTLDTTKAIQAAIEGDADLVADLYCNETGIPIHKITDLYTRDPVTALGIFPYVFGDRFVAYLYKKGGWELVNSMYSSLPNTTKVVMFPELYLQNWTPIDIRSEVEKLLPENAKVKYSNRMGAYYVFLIYWGHDADRKRALEEARSWEGDWLMMGDMNESGKIRRVLVWKVVFSDHMHAADFKDFLDKITEENHYADFFLISLTGNEVTLKVARDVKEVKQNETETQDEVNLPDVWIKIP from the coding sequence ATGACCATGACCGGGTTAAAGAACCATCAAAAGATCCTCATTTCGTCCATCCTCATTGTACTGATCGCCCTGAACCTCATAGAGGCAGTTCAGATAACCCAACCAAACGAAGACGTCCTCTCCCAGGTAAGCTCCATCCTCGAGAAAGTGGAGGGTATAAGAGGGCTGGAGTTCAAAGAGCCGCCGAAGATCATCGTGATGACAAGGGCCGAAGCGAGGGAGCACTTCAAGCCAGGAAAGCCCGACATAGAGAGGATGAGGCTGGAGGAGGACGTCTACAAAATGAGCCTTCTCCTCGGCCCAAACTATCCCTACGTTCACGAGAAGGTGGAGCAGAGCCTCGGCTGGATAGCGGCGACGATAGGAGATGAGATATACATCATAAAGGAGAACTTCCTCGCAGATCCAGACACGGCGAGGCGCGTCATAGCCCACGAGAGCGTTCATGTTCTCCAGAGGCAGTGGTTCAACGCCCCCTACGGCGGGCCAACCCTCGACACAACGAAGGCTATCCAGGCGGCGATAGAGGGGGATGCCGACTTGGTAGCCGACCTCTACTGCAACGAAACCGGAATCCCGATACACAAGATAACCGACCTCTACACGAGGGATCCGGTTACGGCCCTCGGGATCTTTCCCTATGTCTTCGGGGACAGGTTCGTTGCGTACCTCTACAAAAAAGGCGGCTGGGAGCTGGTGAACAGCATGTACAGCAGCCTTCCAAACACGACGAAGGTCGTAATGTTCCCCGAACTCTACCTCCAGAACTGGACACCCATTGACATCCGGAGCGAAGTGGAGAAGCTGCTCCCCGAGAACGCCAAGGTTAAGTACTCCAACAGAATGGGGGCCTACTACGTCTTTCTGATCTACTGGGGCCACGACGCCGATAGAAAACGGGCCCTCGAAGAGGCGAGATCATGGGAGGGCGACTGGTTAATGATGGGCGACATGAACGAGAGCGGCAAAATAAGGAGAGTCCTCGTCTGGAAGGTCGTCTTCAGCGACCACATGCACGCCGCAGACTTCAAGGACTTCCTGGATAAGATAACAGAAGAAAACCACTACGCAGACTTCTTCTTGATATCCCTAACGGGAAACGAGGTCACTCTGAAGGTTGCCAGGGATGTGAAGGAGGTGAAGCAGAATGAAACCGAAACTCAAGACGAAGTTAACCTGCCCGATGTGTGGATCAAAATACCATGA
- a CDS encoding MBL fold metallo-hydrolase, protein MKIIWYGHACFWIETKGVKILIDPYPDVEDDLIGDVDYILITHEHTDHYGKVELLSRLRDAEVIGPKPVYLTAVSDGITKVRVIEADETIELGNGVKVTAFFMEHPSSQYPLGYLIEGDKTVFHTGDTYSFPALQSLRGKVDVLLVPISGRSTANEREAAQIIEDIKPRVVIPMHYGVYGEGSPEKLMEELRKNRIFAFVKVLQPGEELTL, encoded by the coding sequence ATGAAGATCATATGGTACGGTCACGCGTGCTTCTGGATAGAGACCAAGGGGGTCAAGATACTGATCGACCCGTACCCGGACGTTGAGGACGACCTGATAGGGGATGTTGACTACATCCTAATAACCCACGAGCACACGGACCACTACGGCAAGGTGGAACTACTGTCCCGGCTTAGGGATGCGGAGGTCATAGGGCCAAAACCCGTCTACCTGACTGCAGTGAGCGACGGGATCACGAAGGTTCGTGTTATAGAAGCGGATGAGACGATTGAACTCGGGAACGGCGTTAAAGTTACCGCCTTTTTCATGGAGCATCCCTCCAGTCAGTATCCCCTCGGGTACCTGATCGAGGGTGATAAGACCGTCTTCCATACTGGAGACACCTACTCTTTCCCAGCCCTCCAGAGCCTCCGCGGAAAGGTTGACGTCCTCCTAGTTCCGATAAGCGGTCGCTCGACTGCCAACGAGCGTGAGGCGGCCCAGATAATAGAGGACATCAAACCGAGAGTTGTTATACCCATGCACTACGGTGTTTACGGAGAGGGGAGCCCTGAGAAGCTCATGGAAGAGCTCAGGAAGAACAGGATCTTTGCTTTCGTTAAGGTTCTCCAGCCGGGGGAGGAGCTTACCCTCTGA
- the radB gene encoding DNA repair and recombination protein RadB, with protein MLATGVKSLDELLGGGFGEGVLTQVYGPYASGKTTLALQAGLLSGRKVAYVDTEGGFSPERLAQIAENRGFDPEAVLQRFVLFTPGDIREQRRIIGSLKRVVTGEFGLVVVDSITAHYRAEEDWRALTSELSKQLQVLLWIARKNGIPVLVINQVHFDSHAERTRPVAEHTLGYRCKDILRLDRLPVPGKRVAVLERHRFRPEGLMAYFRITDKGVEDVE; from the coding sequence ATGCTTGCCACGGGGGTTAAATCGCTCGATGAACTCCTGGGCGGGGGCTTTGGAGAGGGCGTTCTGACCCAGGTCTACGGTCCTTACGCCTCGGGCAAAACAACCCTCGCCCTCCAGGCCGGCCTTCTCAGCGGGAGAAAGGTGGCCTACGTTGATACCGAGGGGGGCTTCTCCCCTGAGAGGCTGGCCCAGATTGCCGAGAACAGGGGTTTTGACCCGGAGGCTGTTCTCCAGAGGTTCGTCCTCTTTACTCCCGGCGATATACGGGAGCAGAGGAGGATAATAGGCTCGCTTAAGAGGGTCGTCACCGGGGAGTTCGGTCTAGTGGTCGTTGATTCCATAACGGCACACTACCGTGCTGAGGAGGACTGGAGGGCTTTAACCTCCGAGCTGAGCAAGCAGCTCCAGGTCCTCCTTTGGATAGCGAGGAAAAACGGCATCCCCGTTCTCGTCATCAACCAGGTCCACTTCGACAGCCACGCGGAGAGGACGAGGCCAGTGGCGGAGCACACTCTCGGCTACCGATGCAAGGACATCCTCAGACTCGACAGACTCCCCGTTCCAGGAAAACGCGTGGCTGTTCTCGAGAGGCACCGCTTCAGGCCCGAGGGATTGATGGCCTACTTCAGGATCACGGACAAGGGGGTAGAGGACGTTGAGTGA
- a CDS encoding DUF402 domain-containing protein, with protein sequence MSTDTGVSVRVRGIYSTALTKLLLDRGFRISQPSQRIAERLGIEKTYDEFDVDIYDKRDHHGVILVGNQVEKVKAVFEEEFIDVLFRRLPYQLYGIYKGLVVKKDERYVYVDIGSAIGTIPIDEGRHLGEGDEVLVQVKKHNLLPHLSTTLTIPGDYAVLIPKPLGSQRHVKISRKIRENSERERLRILGLSIDMGEWGILWRTAAAYKDWNTLKDEIIRLSKIADRLKKADRYSAPEQIVEGRNIYEVEFGGGAKKKLDEIRNRAVPTVEGHHQLKAYDIEFSFAVEIAEGILSKIPSQRLRINQGFWEALIDSKGPKRGWLFFLEHNKPDGQRYKLGPGEVLEVSLNPLKVTIKRNLKPGKFYDGLDLPIEVGDYAITEIEAGKWWFVHRYYDRNGNLKGEYYNINTPIEIYPDRARYIDLEIDIVKWPDGKKEIIDKDKLKEHYEDGIIGEKLYRAVLKITQEVFDRV encoded by the coding sequence GTGTCTACAGACACAGGAGTTTCAGTTCGGGTTAGGGGAATATACAGCACGGCCCTCACCAAACTGCTCCTCGACAGGGGGTTCAGGATAAGCCAGCCGAGCCAGAGGATAGCGGAACGGCTTGGGATTGAAAAGACCTACGACGAGTTCGACGTCGATATCTACGACAAGCGGGATCACCACGGTGTAATCCTGGTTGGCAACCAGGTAGAGAAGGTTAAGGCCGTTTTTGAGGAGGAGTTCATAGACGTCCTCTTCAGAAGGCTCCCTTACCAGCTCTACGGCATCTACAAAGGGCTTGTGGTTAAGAAAGATGAGAGGTACGTCTACGTCGATATAGGGAGCGCCATAGGAACTATCCCGATAGACGAAGGGAGGCACCTTGGTGAAGGGGACGAGGTTCTCGTTCAGGTCAAGAAGCACAACCTCCTGCCCCACCTCAGCACGACCCTGACCATTCCGGGCGATTACGCCGTTCTAATTCCCAAACCCCTCGGCTCCCAGAGGCACGTCAAGATCTCCCGCAAGATACGGGAGAACTCCGAGAGGGAGAGACTGCGGATCCTCGGACTGAGCATAGACATGGGTGAATGGGGAATTCTCTGGAGAACAGCGGCGGCCTACAAGGACTGGAACACCCTCAAGGATGAGATAATAAGGCTGTCGAAGATAGCCGACAGGCTCAAAAAGGCCGACCGCTACTCGGCACCGGAGCAGATAGTCGAGGGGAGGAACATATACGAGGTCGAGTTCGGAGGAGGGGCAAAGAAGAAGCTAGACGAGATAAGGAACAGGGCCGTTCCTACTGTGGAGGGCCACCACCAGTTGAAGGCCTACGACATCGAGTTCAGCTTTGCCGTTGAGATAGCGGAGGGAATACTGAGCAAGATCCCGTCCCAGAGGCTCAGGATAAACCAGGGGTTCTGGGAGGCGCTCATTGACTCGAAAGGCCCCAAGAGAGGATGGCTGTTCTTCCTCGAGCACAACAAGCCAGATGGCCAGAGGTACAAGCTCGGACCGGGGGAGGTTCTGGAGGTTTCACTCAACCCGCTCAAGGTCACCATAAAGCGGAACCTCAAGCCAGGAAAGTTCTACGACGGCCTGGACCTGCCCATAGAGGTTGGGGACTACGCCATAACGGAGATAGAAGCAGGCAAATGGTGGTTCGTGCACAGGTACTACGACAGGAACGGCAACCTCAAGGGCGAGTACTACAACATCAACACACCCATCGAGATCTACCCTGACAGGGCCAGGTACATAGACCTTGAGATAGACATCGTGAAGTGGCCCGACGGAAAGAAGGAGATCATAGACAAAGACAAGCTCAAAGAGCACTACGAGGACGGGATCATCGGGGAGAAGCTCTACCGCGCAGTTTTGAAGATAACGCAGGAGGTCTTTGACAGGGTTTAG
- the moaA gene encoding GTP 3',8-cyclase MoaA yields the protein MVLIDRFGRPVTNLRISLTQECNYSCFFCHREGQRFLAKNELTPEEIERIVRIASRLGIRKVKLTGGEPTVREDIIEIVRRIKPYVIDLSMTTNGSRLKELAEPLAKAGLDRVNVSLHSLKPEVYKRITGVDGLEIVLDGIEEAVKYLSPVKLNMTVMKGLNDGEIWDMVDFAAKTGAILQLIELEAPREMTETAFFRKYFYPLKPVEERLEKLAIETRERRMHRRKKYFIPTDYGMAEVEVVRAMHNTVFCANCTRLRVTSDGKFKTCLLRNDDLIDFVSAMREGASDEEIVEIFKRAVLMREPYWK from the coding sequence ATGGTTTTGATAGACCGCTTCGGAAGGCCAGTGACGAACCTCAGGATATCCCTTACGCAGGAATGCAACTACAGCTGTTTCTTCTGCCACAGGGAGGGCCAGCGCTTCCTGGCGAAGAATGAACTCACTCCAGAGGAGATAGAGAGAATAGTTAGAATCGCCTCAAGGCTCGGGATAAGGAAGGTCAAGCTTACCGGCGGAGAGCCAACCGTCCGTGAAGATATCATAGAGATCGTGAGGAGGATAAAGCCCTACGTTATCGACCTCAGCATGACGACCAACGGGAGCAGGCTGAAGGAGCTGGCTGAGCCATTAGCCAAAGCGGGCCTCGACAGGGTGAACGTCTCACTCCACAGCCTCAAACCGGAGGTTTACAAGCGCATAACCGGCGTTGATGGGCTTGAGATCGTCCTTGATGGCATTGAGGAAGCTGTGAAGTACCTTTCACCCGTGAAGCTCAACATGACGGTCATGAAGGGCCTGAACGACGGCGAAATCTGGGACATGGTGGACTTCGCGGCGAAGACGGGTGCGATACTCCAGCTGATAGAGCTTGAAGCCCCGAGGGAGATGACGGAAACGGCCTTCTTCAGGAAGTACTTCTACCCGCTAAAGCCCGTTGAAGAGAGGCTGGAAAAGCTCGCGATTGAGACTCGCGAGAGAAGGATGCACCGGCGGAAGAAGTACTTCATTCCAACGGACTACGGCATGGCAGAGGTGGAGGTAGTCAGGGCAATGCATAACACGGTCTTCTGCGCCAACTGTACCCGTTTAAGGGTTACCTCCGATGGCAAGTTCAAGACCTGCCTCCTGAGGAACGATGACCTCATCGACTTCGTTTCGGCTATGAGAGAAGGGGCAAGCGATGAAGAAATCGTGGAAATTTTTAAGAGGGCCGTTCTCATGAGGGAGCCCTACTGGAAGTGA
- the taw22 gene encoding tRNA (guanine(37)-N1)/4-demethylwyosine(37)-methyltransferase Taw22, with protein sequence MPALRVPKTEAEPVKRKLKKLGLYDGKRRPRREGDFVLLPVLDDPGAYGLGYEVLPIELPLRPERQIYKNLESVLTERLTPEELQHLRRYDVVGDIAVIQIPPELEHRVDDIVWGLRKVHPFIRVVAKKGFHEGAFRIRDYSIIWGEKRLTTIHKENGVEIKIDLGKAFFNPRMKGERYRLAQLVKDGERILIPFAGVLPYALVIARYKNVKITAIELNKEAYKLGLENIQLNRKRLKGEIEFIHGDVFEILPELPTFDRVISPTPRGVEALALTLSKAKRWLHYYDFVHEEKIWEFRNRILEECARQGKECRVKVKKVSDFKPHVFKVCADVELKEE encoded by the coding sequence ATGCCAGCTCTGAGAGTTCCCAAAACTGAAGCCGAACCCGTCAAAAGGAAGCTCAAGAAGCTCGGCCTCTACGACGGGAAGAGGAGGCCCAGGAGAGAGGGCGATTTCGTTCTGCTCCCTGTTCTGGATGATCCCGGTGCTTATGGGTTGGGCTACGAGGTTTTACCGATTGAACTTCCACTGAGACCTGAGAGGCAGATATACAAGAACCTCGAGAGCGTTCTGACTGAGAGGCTGACGCCGGAAGAGCTTCAACACCTTAGGCGCTACGACGTGGTGGGGGATATAGCGGTGATCCAAATCCCGCCGGAACTGGAGCACAGGGTTGACGACATCGTCTGGGGACTGAGGAAGGTTCACCCCTTCATCAGGGTCGTTGCCAAGAAGGGCTTCCATGAGGGGGCCTTTAGGATAAGAGACTACTCAATAATCTGGGGCGAGAAGAGGCTCACTACAATCCATAAAGAGAACGGCGTTGAGATAAAGATCGATTTGGGCAAAGCATTCTTTAACCCTAGGATGAAGGGCGAGCGATACAGATTGGCCCAGCTCGTAAAAGACGGAGAGCGGATTCTGATTCCATTCGCTGGTGTTCTCCCGTATGCCCTCGTGATAGCCCGCTATAAGAACGTCAAAATCACTGCCATCGAACTTAACAAAGAGGCCTACAAGCTCGGGCTGGAGAACATCCAGCTGAACAGGAAGAGACTGAAGGGAGAGATAGAGTTCATACACGGGGATGTCTTCGAGATCCTCCCAGAGCTACCAACATTTGACAGGGTAATAAGCCCCACTCCAAGGGGAGTTGAGGCCCTAGCCTTAACCCTCAGCAAAGCTAAGCGATGGCTCCACTACTATGACTTCGTACACGAGGAGAAGATATGGGAGTTCAGGAATAGAATCCTGGAGGAGTGCGCGAGGCAGGGAAAGGAGTGCAGGGTGAAGGTAAAGAAAGTAAGCGACTTCAAGCCGCATGTGTTCAAGGTCTGCGCGGACGTTGAATTAAAAGAAGAGTAG
- a CDS encoding replication factor C large subunit has product MGEVPWVEKYRPRKLSEIVNQTKAIEQVRAWIEAWLSGKPPKKKALILAGPPGSGKTTTVYALAHEYGFEVIELNASDERTYEKIERYVQAAYTMDILGKHRKLIFLDEADNIEPSGGKEIAKLIDRARNPIIMAANHYWEVPREIRNKAQIVEYKRLTQRDIIKALVRILHMEKKTVPKEVLYDIAKHANGDLRAAVNDLQTVVTGGVEDAHEILAYRDTEKSVFQALAQIFATDNAKKAKLAVLGVDMFPHELLQWIDENVPYVYYRPEDIARAYEAISRADIYLGRAQRTGAYSLWKYATDMMTAGVAVAGVKKKGFVRIYPPKTIKLLTESKTERSLRDSVVKKIMKEMHMAKLEALETLNYLKAIFEYNPDMAAHFVVYLDLDLKEVEFIAGDAEKAKTIWAKSMNIEKKLKKEGELEARAREAGRKIEEVEEAVTEKEETTEAEETEEESEEITEEELEKAEEEIESVGKEGKIDKSKKKGKQATLFDFLGKK; this is encoded by the coding sequence ATGGGAGAAGTTCCCTGGGTCGAGAAGTACAGGCCGAGGAAGCTGAGCGAGATAGTCAATCAGACCAAGGCCATCGAACAGGTTAGGGCTTGGATTGAGGCATGGCTCTCAGGTAAGCCTCCGAAGAAGAAAGCGCTTATACTAGCTGGTCCCCCTGGCAGCGGGAAGACAACCACCGTCTACGCCTTAGCTCACGAATACGGCTTCGAGGTCATCGAGCTGAACGCGAGCGACGAGAGAACCTACGAGAAGATAGAGCGCTACGTTCAGGCTGCTTACACAATGGACATCCTTGGAAAGCACAGGAAGCTCATCTTCCTCGACGAGGCGGACAACATAGAGCCGAGCGGGGGGAAGGAGATAGCCAAACTCATCGATAGAGCGAGGAACCCCATAATAATGGCAGCCAACCACTACTGGGAGGTTCCGAGGGAGATACGCAACAAGGCCCAGATCGTCGAGTACAAGCGGTTAACGCAGAGGGACATAATCAAGGCTCTGGTGAGAATCCTCCACATGGAAAAGAAGACCGTCCCGAAAGAAGTCCTCTACGACATAGCCAAGCACGCCAACGGCGATTTGAGGGCGGCCGTCAACGACCTCCAAACGGTTGTTACCGGCGGAGTTGAAGACGCCCACGAAATCCTCGCCTACCGCGACACCGAGAAGAGCGTCTTTCAGGCTTTAGCTCAAATTTTCGCAACGGACAACGCGAAGAAGGCCAAACTCGCAGTCCTCGGCGTTGACATGTTCCCCCATGAACTCCTCCAGTGGATAGACGAGAACGTGCCCTACGTCTACTACAGACCCGAGGACATCGCTAGGGCCTACGAGGCCATCAGCAGGGCCGACATCTATCTCGGGAGGGCGCAGAGGACCGGAGCCTATTCTCTGTGGAAGTACGCAACCGACATGATGACGGCAGGAGTTGCCGTTGCCGGTGTCAAGAAGAAGGGCTTCGTGAGGATTTATCCGCCGAAGACGATAAAGCTCCTCACCGAGAGCAAGACAGAACGGTCGCTGAGGGACTCGGTTGTCAAGAAGATAATGAAAGAGATGCACATGGCAAAGCTCGAGGCGCTGGAGACCCTCAACTACCTCAAGGCCATCTTCGAGTACAACCCTGACATGGCGGCCCACTTCGTCGTCTACCTCGACCTTGACCTCAAGGAGGTAGAGTTCATAGCCGGCGATGCTGAGAAAGCGAAGACAATATGGGCCAAGAGCATGAACATCGAGAAGAAGCTCAAGAAGGAAGGCGAGCTTGAGGCTAGGGCGAGGGAAGCCGGGAGGAAGATAGAAGAAGTCGAAGAAGCTGTCACAGAGAAAGAAGAGACCACAGAAGCTGAGGAAACCGAAGAAGAATCCGAAGAGATAACGGAAGAAGAGCTCGAAAAGGCCGAGGAAGAGATTGAATCCGTTGGAAAAGAGGGAAAAATAGACAAGTCAAAGAAAAAGGGCAAGCAGGCGACGCTGTTCGACTTTCTGGGGAAGAAGTAA
- a CDS encoding replication factor C small subunit produces the protein MPEEVKEVKILEKPWVEKYRPEKLDDIVGQAHIVKRLKHYAKTGSMPHLLFAGPPGVGKTTAALALARELFGEGWRHNFLELNASDERGINVIREKVKEFARTKPVAGASFKIIFLDEADALTQDAQQALRRTMEMFSNNVRFILSCNYSSKIIEPIQSRCAIFRFRPLNDDAIAERIKYIAENEGLELTEEGLQALLYVAEGDMRRAINVLQAAAALDTRITDENVFLVASRARPEDVRGMMELALEGNFLKAREKLREILLKQGLSGEDVLIQMHKEVFNLPIPEDKKVALADKIGEYNFRLVEGANEMIQLEALLAQFTIMGK, from the coding sequence ATGCCAGAGGAAGTCAAAGAGGTTAAAATTCTTGAGAAGCCCTGGGTAGAGAAGTACAGGCCCGAGAAGCTCGACGATATAGTTGGACAGGCTCACATAGTTAAGAGGCTCAAGCACTATGCTAAAACCGGTTCAATGCCCCACCTTCTCTTTGCCGGTCCGCCGGGAGTTGGAAAAACGACTGCCGCCCTTGCCTTAGCCAGAGAGCTCTTCGGAGAGGGCTGGAGGCACAACTTTCTGGAGCTTAATGCCAGCGATGAGAGGGGTATAAACGTCATCCGCGAGAAGGTGAAGGAGTTCGCGAGGACGAAGCCGGTGGCAGGGGCGAGCTTCAAGATAATCTTTCTGGATGAAGCCGATGCCCTCACGCAGGACGCCCAGCAGGCCCTCAGAAGGACTATGGAGATGTTCTCGAACAACGTCCGCTTTATCCTGAGTTGCAACTACTCCTCCAAGATAATCGAGCCGATTCAGTCAAGGTGTGCCATCTTCCGCTTCAGGCCGCTCAACGACGACGCCATAGCGGAGCGCATCAAATACATAGCAGAAAACGAAGGTCTCGAACTCACCGAAGAGGGACTCCAGGCACTCCTCTACGTTGCCGAGGGCGACATGAGGAGGGCAATCAACGTCCTCCAGGCTGCTGCCGCCCTCGACACGAGGATAACCGACGAGAACGTCTTCCTCGTTGCGAGCAGGGCCAGACCAGAGGATGTGCGCGGCATGATGGAGCTCGCCCTTGAGGGCAACTTCCTTAAGGCGAGGGAGAAGCTGAGGGAGATCCTCCTCAAGCAGGGCTTGAGCGGAGAAGACGTTCTCATTCAGATGCACAAGGAGGTCTTCAACCTCCCGATTCCTGAGGACAAGAAGGTGGCGTTAGCTGACAAGATAGGCGAGTACAACTTCCGCCTCGTTGAGGGAGCCAACGAGATGATACAGCTCGAGGCGCTCCTCGCGCAGTTCACCATAATGGGCAAGTGA
- a CDS encoding glycine C-acetyltransferase, whose amino-acid sequence MAKLDWIKEELQELKDKGLYVTIRKLESAQGPWVVVDGKRVLNMCSNNYLGLAAHPEIRYAAIRAILDYGVGAGAVRTIAGTMELHVELEEKLAKFKKREAAILFQSGYNANLGALSALLTKKDDGVFISEELNHASIIDGMRLSGAPKVIYKHLDMEDLKKRLEENKDKKKKIIVSDGVFSMDGDLAPVPEMAELAEQYDAMLYIDDAHGEGVLGDSGRGIVDHFKLHDRVDFEMGTLSKAFGVIGGYVAGPEEAIEYLRQRGRPFLFSSAPNPPDVAAAIAAVEILQRSDELVKKLWDNTHFLQNGLRELGYDLGNTKHPITPVMLYDEKLAQEFSRRLYDEYNIFAQAIVYPTVPLGTARIRLEPSAGHSKEDLQYVLDAFEDLGKKTGFLK is encoded by the coding sequence ATGGCGAAACTCGACTGGATTAAGGAAGAGCTCCAGGAGCTTAAGGATAAGGGGCTCTACGTGACCATTAGAAAGCTCGAAAGCGCCCAGGGCCCGTGGGTTGTCGTTGATGGAAAGAGAGTCCTCAACATGTGCTCTAACAACTACCTCGGTTTGGCGGCCCATCCTGAGATAAGGTACGCTGCCATTAGGGCCATTCTCGACTACGGCGTTGGTGCCGGAGCGGTTAGAACCATAGCAGGAACCATGGAGCTCCACGTGGAGCTTGAGGAAAAGCTGGCCAAGTTCAAGAAGAGGGAAGCGGCAATACTCTTCCAGAGCGGCTACAACGCCAACCTCGGAGCTTTAAGTGCTCTCCTCACCAAGAAGGATGATGGAGTTTTCATCAGCGAGGAGCTCAACCACGCGAGCATCATCGATGGAATGCGCCTCAGCGGAGCGCCGAAGGTTATCTACAAGCACCTCGACATGGAGGACCTGAAGAAGCGCCTCGAGGAGAATAAGGACAAGAAGAAGAAAATCATCGTCAGCGACGGTGTCTTCTCGATGGATGGTGACCTCGCGCCGGTTCCGGAGATGGCGGAGCTTGCCGAGCAGTACGACGCGATGCTCTACATCGATGACGCCCATGGTGAAGGAGTTTTGGGCGACAGCGGAAGGGGTATCGTCGACCACTTCAAGCTCCACGACAGGGTCGACTTCGAGATGGGTACGCTCAGCAAGGCCTTCGGTGTCATAGGTGGCTACGTGGCCGGTCCAGAGGAGGCCATCGAGTACCTCCGCCAGCGCGGAAGGCCGTTCCTCTTCTCAAGTGCCCCGAACCCGCCCGATGTTGCAGCCGCCATAGCCGCTGTAGAGATCCTCCAGAGGAGCGACGAGCTGGTTAAGAAGCTCTGGGACAACACCCACTTCCTCCAGAACGGACTCAGGGAGCTCGGCTACGATCTCGGCAACACCAAGCACCCGATAACTCCGGTCATGCTCTACGACGAGAAGCTCGCCCAGGAGTTCTCTAGGAGGCTCTACGACGAGTACAACATCTTCGCACAGGCTATCGTCTACCCGACCGTCCCGCTTGGAACTGCAAGAATAAGGCTCGAGCCTTCCGCTGGCCACAGTAAGGAGGACCTACAGTACGTCCTCGATGCCTTCGAGGACCTTGGAAAGAAAACCGGGTTCCTGAAGTGA
- the endA gene encoding tRNA-intron lyase — MMIFYLSGDRVFSTDQNAINGLYNKRYFGKVVEGKLFLSLLEAAYLVERGKIEVRDGKRKLSLEELMNLGRSKDELFDAKYLVYKDLRDRGYTVKSGLKFGSHFRVYRRGMEEHSEWLIWVVPENSRLSPNDITARVRVAHGVRKNMVMAIVDEDADVTYYKVEWVKF, encoded by the coding sequence ATGATGATCTTCTATCTCAGCGGAGACAGGGTCTTTTCAACGGATCAGAACGCGATAAACGGCCTCTACAACAAGAGGTACTTTGGGAAGGTCGTCGAGGGGAAGCTCTTCCTGTCGCTCCTCGAGGCGGCTTATCTGGTCGAGCGCGGCAAGATAGAAGTCAGAGACGGCAAGAGGAAGCTGTCGCTCGAGGAGCTGATGAACCTCGGAAGATCAAAGGACGAGCTTTTTGACGCCAAGTACCTCGTCTACAAAGACCTGCGCGATAGGGGATACACCGTGAAGTCCGGCCTGAAGTTCGGCTCCCATTTCAGGGTGTACCGGAGGGGAATGGAGGAGCACTCCGAGTGGCTCATCTGGGTCGTTCCGGAGAACTCCCGGTTAAGTCCGAACGACATAACGGCCCGCGTGAGGGTCGCCCACGGCGTTAGGAAGAACATGGTCATGGCGATAGTTGACGAAGACGCCGATGTGACCTACTATAAGGTTGAGTGGGTGAAGTTCTGA
- the rimI gene encoding ribosomal protein S18-alanine N-acetyltransferase yields MSVSTRGLTGRIPLAMVGIRPARLFDIPEVMRIERASFREQYPRGIFLTFLENNPDTFLVAEYNGRIIGYVMGYLRPDLEGHIMSIAVDPEYRGNGIGSALLREVIERLINRGARYIGLEVRVSNEKAIKLYERFGFRKVKRVIGYYSDGEDAYYMILPADEWRGN; encoded by the coding sequence ATGAGCGTCTCCACCAGAGGGCTAACCGGAAGAATCCCCCTGGCAATGGTTGGCATAAGACCCGCGAGGCTCTTTGACATCCCGGAAGTTATGCGAATTGAGAGGGCCTCTTTCCGCGAGCAGTACCCACGGGGCATATTCCTGACCTTCCTCGAAAACAATCCGGACACGTTTCTTGTGGCTGAGTACAACGGCAGGATAATCGGCTACGTCATGGGCTACCTCCGCCCGGATCTGGAAGGCCATATAATGAGCATCGCCGTTGACCCCGAGTACAGGGGAAACGGCATAGGCTCCGCCCTTCTGCGGGAGGTCATCGAAAGGCTCATAAACCGCGGGGCAAGGTACATCGGCCTTGAGGTCAGGGTGAGCAACGAAAAGGCAATAAAGCTTTACGAGCGCTTCGGCTTCAGAAAAGTGAAGAGGGTCATAGGCTACTACTCCGACGGTGAGGACGCATACTACATGATCCTTCCAGCGGACGAATGGAGGGGTAACTGA